One segment of Nocardioides sp. QY071 DNA contains the following:
- a CDS encoding GPR1/FUN34/YaaH family transporter gives MSTETPVPDGNPGLIGVPTFLVGSVALGLVLVGFVPSSAGSASIPIIATATAFGQAVAAVWATRLNQNAVAAIFGIFTGFWSSYAALVLGLTHNWFGILPADAVRTQELFLGSWLAVIVLLTLATLRLPRAFTILFGLIDLALLLVLLGTAQASTDLTRLGGYTVFAFVSVGAYLFLDAMSQATGGRALPLGAPIRA, from the coding sequence ATGTCCACTGAAACCCCTGTCCCCGACGGCAACCCCGGCCTGATCGGAGTCCCGACCTTCCTCGTCGGCTCGGTCGCCCTCGGCCTGGTCCTGGTCGGCTTCGTCCCCTCCAGCGCCGGCTCGGCGTCGATCCCGATCATCGCGACCGCCACCGCGTTCGGCCAGGCCGTGGCGGCCGTGTGGGCGACGCGGCTCAACCAGAACGCCGTCGCCGCCATCTTCGGCATCTTCACCGGCTTCTGGTCGAGCTACGCGGCGCTCGTCCTCGGCCTGACGCACAACTGGTTCGGGATCCTTCCCGCGGACGCCGTGCGGACCCAGGAGCTGTTCCTCGGCTCCTGGCTCGCCGTCATCGTCCTCCTCACGCTGGCCACCCTGCGCCTGCCGCGTGCGTTCACGATCCTGTTCGGCCTGATCGACCTCGCCCTGCTGCTGGTCCTGCTCGGCACGGCCCAGGCCAGCACCGACCTGACCCGGCTCGGCGGCTACACCGTGTTCGCCTTCGTCAGCGTCGGGGCATACCTGTTCCTCGACGCCATGTCGCAGGCCACCGGCGGCCGGGCCCTGCCCCTCGGCGCGCCGATCCGCGCCTGA
- the mdo gene encoding NDMA-dependent methanol dehydrogenase (This methanol dehydrogenase is considered a nicotinoprotein, since its NADP cofactor remains is not dissociable, but instead remains permanently bound. A member of this family has been shown to act as a formaldehyde dismutase, able to convert two molecules of formaldehyde (plus one water molecule) into one of methanol and one of formate, with no net change in its redox state. More recently, it was shown in Mycobacterium smegmatis that this enzyme is critical to ethanol utilization, for which the biosynthesis of the cofactor-like electron carrier mycofactocin is also required.), with protein sequence MQVDELLKPFPIKEFHPFPRALMGPGAHELIGPEAIKLGFTKPLVMTSGLRGTNVVQKIVDSLKYHGLEAVVYDKVESNPKDYNVMDAVALYQQNKCDSFISIGGGSSHDACKGARISVAHDGRNVNDFEGFNKSENPNNPPHIAVSTTAGTGSETSWAYVITDTTTDPDNPHKYVAFDDASVATLAIDDPVLYFDCPVDYTAQCGFDVLAHASEPYVSRLNFEPSLGNAIRAIKLTAENLREAVWNGQDLKGREGMMYAQYIAAQAFNSGGLGIIHSISHAVSAFYDTHHGLNNAIALPRVWAFNMPAQYGRFADIAEAMGVDTHGMTKPQAADAALAAAIRLLRDVGIPENFVSVTQDTYSKNRLGLGPTKYYENAKVIKGDAVDVDRITNHVLGDACTPGNAKECTFETVRPVVDHCMTGDLDDLLS encoded by the coding sequence ATGCAGGTTGACGAACTGCTCAAGCCGTTCCCGATCAAGGAGTTCCACCCGTTCCCACGGGCCCTCATGGGCCCCGGAGCGCACGAGCTCATCGGTCCCGAGGCCATCAAGCTCGGCTTCACCAAGCCGCTCGTCATGACGTCGGGCCTTCGCGGCACGAACGTGGTCCAGAAGATCGTGGACTCGCTCAAGTACCACGGCCTCGAGGCCGTCGTGTACGACAAGGTCGAGTCCAACCCGAAGGACTACAACGTCATGGACGCGGTGGCCCTGTACCAGCAGAACAAGTGCGACTCGTTCATCTCGATCGGTGGCGGCTCCTCGCACGACGCGTGCAAGGGCGCGCGCATCTCGGTCGCCCACGACGGTCGCAACGTCAACGACTTCGAGGGCTTCAACAAGTCGGAGAACCCGAACAACCCGCCCCACATCGCCGTCTCCACCACGGCCGGCACCGGTTCGGAGACCTCGTGGGCCTACGTCATCACCGACACCACGACGGACCCCGACAACCCGCACAAGTACGTCGCCTTCGACGACGCATCGGTGGCCACCCTCGCCATCGACGACCCGGTGCTCTACTTCGACTGCCCGGTCGACTACACCGCGCAGTGCGGCTTCGACGTTCTCGCGCACGCCTCTGAGCCCTACGTGTCGCGGCTCAACTTCGAGCCGTCGCTGGGCAACGCGATCCGGGCCATCAAGCTGACCGCGGAGAACCTGCGCGAGGCGGTCTGGAACGGCCAGGACCTCAAGGGTCGCGAGGGGATGATGTACGCCCAGTACATCGCCGCGCAGGCGTTCAACTCCGGCGGCCTGGGCATCATCCACTCGATCTCGCACGCGGTCTCGGCGTTCTACGACACCCACCACGGGCTCAACAACGCGATCGCGCTCCCCCGCGTGTGGGCGTTCAACATGCCTGCGCAGTACGGCCGGTTCGCCGACATCGCCGAGGCGATGGGCGTCGACACGCACGGCATGACCAAGCCGCAGGCAGCCGACGCCGCGCTCGCCGCCGCGATCCGGCTGCTGCGCGACGTGGGCATCCCCGAGAACTTCGTCTCGGTCACCCAGGACACCTACTCCAAGAACCGGCTCGGCCTGGGCCCGACCAAGTACTACGAGAACGCCAAGGTGATCAAGGGCGACGCCGTCGATGTCGACCGCATCACCAACCACGTGCTCGGCGACGCCTGCACCCCCGGCAACGCCAAGGAGTGCACGTTCGAGACCGTGCGCCCCGTCGTGGACCACTGCATGACCGGCGATCTGGACGACCTCCTGTCCTGA
- a CDS encoding MoxR family ATPase has product MSARPLDAVRDHAGFTDVADVIDQFAEHGYLADERLATTVFLQAHLEKPILLEGPAGVGKTQLAKSLAEVTGRRLLRLQCYEGQDETTALYEWDYGKQLLYTQLMREKVGALVADAPDLASAVDTLAGEESVFFSERFLAARPLLEAIRSEDPVILLVDEVDRADEALEAVLLELLAEYQVSVPELGTFRARHTPYVILTSNNTRDLSAALKRRCLHLFLDYPDAERELDIIRSKRTGLSDELARQLVGVVRGLRELDLRKAPSISETVDWARTLAVLGAEELTAETLSATANVVVKYERDLRRALEALPRMVDPNAVVPGHLHDHGHGHGHGHGHGHGHDHGTTTGPDEPDGAEVRRAKDLPGRHDEAYYGTGSMGPSRPVPAGQGARSFGSRRRPF; this is encoded by the coding sequence ATGTCCGCCCGACCCCTCGACGCCGTGCGCGACCACGCCGGCTTCACCGACGTCGCCGACGTCATCGACCAGTTCGCCGAGCACGGCTACCTCGCCGACGAGCGCCTGGCGACCACCGTCTTCCTGCAGGCACACCTGGAGAAGCCGATCCTGCTCGAGGGCCCGGCGGGCGTGGGCAAGACCCAGCTGGCGAAGTCGCTGGCCGAGGTCACCGGACGGCGACTGCTGCGCCTGCAGTGCTACGAGGGCCAGGACGAGACGACGGCCCTGTACGAATGGGACTACGGGAAGCAGCTGCTCTACACGCAGCTGATGCGGGAGAAGGTCGGCGCCCTGGTCGCCGACGCCCCCGACCTGGCCAGCGCCGTGGACACCCTCGCGGGAGAGGAGAGCGTCTTCTTCTCCGAGCGTTTCCTCGCCGCCCGTCCGCTGCTCGAGGCGATCCGGTCCGAGGACCCGGTGATCCTGCTCGTCGACGAGGTCGACCGCGCCGACGAGGCGCTCGAGGCCGTCCTGCTCGAGCTGCTCGCCGAGTACCAGGTCTCCGTCCCGGAGCTGGGGACCTTCCGGGCCCGGCACACGCCGTACGTGATCCTCACGTCCAACAACACGCGTGATCTCTCGGCCGCGCTCAAGCGGCGCTGCCTCCACCTCTTCCTCGACTACCCCGACGCGGAGCGAGAGCTCGACATCATCAGGTCCAAGAGGACCGGGCTGTCCGACGAGCTCGCCCGCCAGCTGGTCGGCGTCGTGCGCGGCCTGCGCGAGCTCGACCTGCGCAAGGCACCGAGCATCTCCGAGACGGTCGACTGGGCCCGCACGCTCGCGGTCCTCGGCGCCGAGGAGCTCACGGCGGAAACGCTGTCGGCGACCGCCAACGTCGTGGTGAAGTACGAGCGCGACCTGCGCCGCGCGCTCGAGGCACTGCCGCGGATGGTCGACCCGAACGCGGTCGTCCCCGGCCACCTGCACGACCACGGCCACGGTCATGGACATGGCCACGGGCACGGACACGGACACGACCACGGGACCACGACCGGTCCCGACGAGCCCGACGGGGCCGAGGTACGCCGTGCGAAGGACCTCCCGGGGCGGCATGACGAGGCGTACTACGGGACCGGTTCCATGGGGCCCAGCCGTCCCGTTCCTGCCGGCCAGGGTGCCCGCTCGTTCGGCTCGCGCCGCCGCCCCTTCTGA
- a CDS encoding VWA domain-containing protein — protein sequence MRLLRLHGIRIGISEVVDASRAAGAPGVLDDRELLRSALRVTLVKDQRDEAAFDRVFDRFFRLRAVLDSPEEHGHSHAHDDLSDDGELDEFVLSEEPGRTPSQGHSHGKPQDIRDFFDPEDLAQQYNLHQEANKLDMAAMTDEIVLSNDGAGSATNAARVQLDTSRLHNPGRPGRIADRTGTRLDSELTVAEEMALLAWLDEGDDETVEGSTVGTDDLAALRTALSGLLDGLPAALQRHLEELLATEAAIESREARAREIDRIGEVERATLEESLRRLVRSLHGAPRSRRREAARGSIDGSRTMRRNLRNDGVPFRPVTVAKVTDRPRLVVLADVSLSVRAAARFTLQLVHGLQGIASHVRTFAFVSDLVEVTDHFAEHPMEEALSLTLSGLPAGGVLDVDTDSDYGSAFRQFLDEFGGGLNRRTTVVVLGDGRGNGNDAAVGVFEEITRRARETIWITPEPRYSWTLGSCDLPAYAAHCDRVHVVRDLAGLDLVTSHLTEIR from the coding sequence GTGCGTCTGCTGCGACTACACGGCATCCGGATCGGGATCTCCGAGGTAGTGGACGCGTCGCGCGCTGCCGGCGCCCCCGGAGTCCTCGACGACAGAGAGCTGCTCCGCAGCGCGCTGCGCGTGACGTTGGTCAAGGACCAGCGGGACGAGGCCGCCTTCGACCGGGTCTTCGACCGCTTCTTCCGGCTGCGCGCCGTGCTCGACTCCCCTGAGGAGCACGGGCACTCCCACGCCCACGACGACCTCTCGGACGACGGCGAGCTCGACGAGTTCGTGCTGTCCGAGGAGCCCGGTCGCACACCCAGCCAGGGACACAGCCACGGCAAGCCCCAGGACATCCGTGACTTCTTCGACCCCGAGGACCTCGCCCAGCAGTACAACCTGCACCAGGAGGCGAACAAGCTCGACATGGCCGCGATGACCGACGAGATCGTGCTGTCCAACGACGGCGCCGGATCCGCCACGAACGCCGCTCGCGTCCAGCTCGACACCTCACGGCTGCACAACCCGGGCCGGCCGGGGAGGATCGCCGACCGGACGGGCACGCGGCTCGACTCGGAGCTGACGGTCGCCGAGGAGATGGCCCTGCTGGCCTGGCTCGACGAGGGCGACGACGAGACCGTGGAGGGCAGCACGGTCGGGACCGATGACCTGGCCGCGCTGCGAACGGCACTCTCCGGTCTTCTCGACGGTCTCCCGGCGGCACTCCAACGCCACCTCGAGGAGCTGCTGGCCACCGAGGCCGCCATCGAGTCCCGCGAGGCCCGGGCCCGCGAGATCGACCGGATCGGCGAGGTCGAGCGGGCCACGCTGGAGGAATCGCTGCGCAGACTGGTTCGCAGCCTCCACGGGGCGCCGAGATCGCGGCGTCGCGAGGCCGCCCGGGGCAGCATCGACGGCTCACGCACCATGCGCCGCAACCTCCGCAACGACGGCGTGCCGTTCCGCCCGGTGACGGTCGCGAAGGTGACCGACAGGCCGCGCCTCGTCGTGCTGGCGGACGTCTCCCTCTCCGTCAGGGCCGCAGCCCGCTTCACGCTGCAGCTGGTCCACGGGCTGCAGGGCATCGCCTCGCACGTACGCACCTTCGCCTTCGTCTCCGACCTGGTCGAGGTGACCGATCACTTCGCAGAGCACCCGATGGAGGAGGCCCTGTCCCTGACGCTCTCCGGGCTTCCCGCCGGTGGCGTGCTCGACGTCGACACCGACTCCGACTACGGCTCGGCCTTCCGGCAGTTCCTCGACGAGTTCGGGGGCGGGCTCAACCGGCGGACCACGGTGGTCGTGCTGGGCGACGGGCGCGGGAACGGCAACGACGCGGCCGTCGGGGTGTTCGAGGAGATCACCCGACGGGCCCGCGAGACGATCTGGATCACACCTGAGCCGCGGTACTCGTGGACCCTCGGCAGCTGCGACCTCCCGGCGTACGCCGCCCACTGCGACCGCGTCCACGTCGTCCGCGACCTGGCCGGGCTGGACCTGGTCACCTCCCACCTGACCGAGATCCGATGA
- the mftM gene encoding mycofactocin oligosaccharide methyltransferase MftM: MTVTAAAPIDPLRSERPGVYSDALVEVVRGAAAPDHATRTCSFAFWSDRERIHLVHDLPDDLIDNDLAGLVAGELFAPGWLDGSELFERVVTGIVVSTSPDPLAAWTLFYRNTLDRLAESGARGNEDPGGGHDLVEGSLAGYAPVYRRAHELIGPGSMLELGSCFGFFSLLSAGHLEVTASDLTPNTVGLLARVAPRLGRRLDTVVCDAARVPRPDASFDTVVALHLLEHLPPEHGRAVLQEMQRVARRRVVVAVPYEDEPTAAYGHVRTFTPGDLADLGRRGGWQWHVHDHHGGWLVLDRP; this comes from the coding sequence ATGACCGTCACGGCCGCGGCCCCGATCGACCCGCTGCGAAGCGAACGGCCCGGTGTCTACTCCGACGCGCTCGTCGAGGTCGTGCGGGGCGCCGCGGCTCCGGACCACGCGACCCGCACGTGCTCGTTCGCCTTCTGGAGCGACCGGGAACGCATCCACCTGGTCCACGACCTGCCCGACGACCTCATCGACAACGACCTCGCCGGGCTCGTCGCCGGCGAGCTCTTCGCGCCGGGCTGGCTGGACGGGAGCGAGCTCTTCGAGCGCGTGGTCACCGGCATCGTGGTCAGCACCTCGCCGGATCCGCTCGCCGCCTGGACCCTGTTCTATCGCAACACCCTCGACCGCCTCGCCGAGTCCGGCGCACGGGGCAACGAGGACCCGGGCGGTGGCCACGACCTCGTGGAGGGCTCGCTCGCCGGCTATGCCCCGGTCTACCGCCGCGCCCACGAGCTGATCGGCCCCGGCTCGATGCTCGAGCTGGGCAGCTGCTTCGGCTTCTTCAGCCTGCTCAGCGCCGGACATCTCGAGGTGACCGCGAGCGACCTCACGCCCAACACCGTCGGCCTGCTCGCGCGGGTCGCGCCGCGGCTGGGACGTCGGCTCGACACCGTCGTGTGCGACGCCGCCCGCGTGCCACGCCCCGACGCTTCCTTCGACACCGTCGTCGCCCTCCACCTTCTGGAGCACCTGCCTCCCGAGCACGGCCGAGCCGTCCTCCAGGAGATGCAGCGGGTGGCCCGGCGCCGGGTCGTCGTCGCCGTCCCCTACGAGGACGAGCCGACCGCGGCCTACGGCCACGTGCGGACGTTCACCCCGGGCGACCTCGCTGACCTGGGTCGTCGCGGCGGCTGGCAGTGGCACGTCCACGACCACCACGGGGGATGGCTGGTCCTCGACCGCCCGTGA
- a CDS encoding response regulator transcription factor, with protein MSASTIEPARSAESSDAIGVVLVDDHAIVRQGLSSVLEREADLRVVGEAATAAQALAVVAASRPDVVLLDLRLSPSGDNEGIELCARLHQTHPDVALLVLTTVIDDQLVLEAIHQGARGYVVKEVDTTELVRAIRAVHRGDSAFDSRSAAAMVRGINAETAAENRRLTDREQDVLRLLARGMSNRDIGRQLFISDTTAKFHVSNIMRKLQVSRRAEAVYVASKDGLI; from the coding sequence ATGAGTGCATCCACGATCGAACCTGCCCGGAGCGCCGAGTCCTCGGATGCCATCGGGGTGGTGCTGGTCGACGACCACGCGATCGTCCGCCAGGGCCTGAGCTCCGTGCTGGAACGGGAGGCGGACCTGCGCGTCGTCGGCGAGGCGGCGACCGCCGCCCAGGCTCTCGCCGTCGTCGCGGCGTCCCGGCCCGACGTGGTCCTGCTGGACCTGCGGCTCTCGCCGTCGGGTGACAACGAGGGCATCGAGCTGTGTGCCCGCCTGCACCAGACGCATCCCGACGTCGCTCTGCTCGTGCTCACCACCGTGATCGACGACCAGCTCGTCCTCGAGGCGATCCACCAGGGGGCGCGCGGCTACGTCGTCAAGGAGGTCGACACCACCGAGCTGGTCCGTGCGATCCGGGCCGTGCACCGCGGCGATAGCGCCTTCGACTCGCGTAGCGCGGCGGCGATGGTGCGCGGCATCAACGCGGAGACCGCCGCCGAGAACCGTCGTCTGACCGATCGCGAGCAGGACGTCCTGCGGCTGCTCGCGCGGGGGATGTCCAACCGCGACATCGGGCGGCAGCTGTTCATCTCCGACACGACCGCGAAGTTCCACGTCAGCAACATCATGCGCAAGCTGCAGGTCAGCCGGCGTGCCGAAGCGGTGTACGTCGCGAGCAAGGACGGCCTGATCTGA
- a CDS encoding histidine kinase has protein sequence MAQGTGQPGADRPDLPAPPDLAALTGVRSGKQTYYSAYQRSNERLQRTVTAMDSISRALVHPVEGPRALLEKIVRVAAVHLDARWTVLALGSHALPSTRPRFLAVDAAGRVGDRVDDLPGDARETVGEIAAGALPPRAVDSPTRVVVPMLINGSVMGGLAAAPRRDLPLESPDLSVLHILANLAAVSLHTGDLYRTGLAQQRRAQQLFDEVSEQARTLSSRTEELRAAEQRLRVADQRELLERERRRIALELHDSVAQTVLSAGLVVEVLRGEFGSGAAPQGPVVPELDRARDLMAKATEQLRSVIYALHHERVAEDVASLPELLAEVAAQHRPHLDVRLRLEGSPVPLGTAAEHALARTAGEALFNVAMHSNAARALVRLRYLEDSVVLRISDDGDGDPAAMRRTMRLARRGAADGRHRGLVGMALRAEGLGGSLSIRRSRAGGVAIESRVPLCGAVLGAVPTSEERST, from the coding sequence GTGGCGCAGGGCACGGGCCAGCCGGGCGCCGACCGGCCCGACCTGCCGGCGCCGCCGGACCTGGCCGCGCTGACGGGTGTCCGGTCGGGCAAGCAGACCTACTACTCGGCGTACCAGCGGTCGAACGAGCGCCTCCAACGCACGGTGACGGCGATGGACTCCATCTCCAGAGCCCTGGTCCACCCGGTCGAAGGGCCCCGGGCGCTGCTGGAGAAGATCGTCCGGGTGGCCGCTGTCCACCTGGACGCCCGGTGGACCGTCCTCGCGCTGGGCTCCCACGCGCTGCCGTCGACCAGGCCGCGCTTCCTCGCAGTCGATGCCGCCGGCCGGGTCGGCGACCGTGTCGACGACCTGCCGGGCGACGCACGGGAGACCGTCGGAGAGATCGCCGCGGGCGCTCTGCCGCCCCGGGCCGTCGACAGCCCCACCCGGGTGGTGGTGCCGATGCTCATCAACGGCAGCGTCATGGGTGGCCTGGCCGCCGCACCTCGCCGCGACCTTCCGCTCGAGTCCCCCGACCTGTCGGTCCTCCACATCCTGGCGAACCTCGCAGCCGTCTCCCTGCACACCGGCGACCTGTACCGGACAGGCCTGGCGCAGCAGCGTCGGGCCCAACAGCTGTTCGACGAGGTGTCCGAGCAGGCACGGACGCTGTCGTCGCGCACGGAGGAGCTCCGCGCCGCCGAGCAGCGGCTGAGGGTGGCCGACCAGAGGGAGCTCCTCGAGAGGGAGCGCCGCCGCATCGCCCTGGAGCTCCACGACAGCGTGGCGCAGACGGTGCTCAGTGCCGGCCTGGTCGTGGAGGTCCTGCGCGGCGAGTTCGGCAGCGGAGCCGCGCCCCAGGGCCCGGTCGTCCCGGAGCTGGACCGTGCGCGCGACCTGATGGCGAAGGCGACCGAGCAGCTGCGGTCGGTCATCTACGCGCTGCACCACGAGCGGGTCGCCGAGGACGTGGCGAGCCTGCCCGAGCTGCTGGCCGAGGTGGCCGCCCAGCACCGGCCCCACCTCGACGTGCGGCTGCGGCTCGAGGGAAGCCCGGTGCCCCTGGGAACGGCGGCCGAGCACGCCCTGGCGAGGACCGCCGGCGAGGCGCTCTTCAACGTCGCCATGCACTCCAACGCGGCTCGGGCACTGGTCCGGCTGCGCTACCTCGAGGACTCCGTCGTCCTGCGGATCAGCGACGACGGCGACGGCGACCCGGCGGCGATGCGCCGCACCATGCGACTCGCTCGCCGAGGCGCGGCCGACGGTCGGCACCGCGGCCTTGTCGGCATGGCACTGCGCGCCGAAGGGTTGGGCGGAAGCCTGTCGATCAGGCGGTCCCGCGCCGGCGGCGTGGCGATCGAGTCCCGTGTCCCGCTCTGCGGCGCAGTGCTCGGCGCCGTCCCAACGTCGGAGGAGAGAAGCACATGA
- a CDS encoding iron-containing alcohol dehydrogenase: MLTLPAPPAAAARDDHRLLKFHVPEMVFGLGSLAEAGFCAGRLGARRPFVVTDPGIIEAGWVIELLGHLCDVGLDPQVWSHVSPNPKDHEIAAAHEAYVDQGADVIVGIGGGSVLDAAKGVAILSGNGGSILDYAGVDLVTRPIPPLLMIPTTAGTGSDVSQFCIVTDTVNAVKMTIMGRSVVPDISVTDPRLLTTMPPDLAAATGLDALTHAVESFVSLGHNPLADGHALSAARLVGKALRRNVEAPGDERARLWMAQASLEAGLAFSNSILGATHAMSHQVGGLLDLPHGVVNGVLLPHVIRFNAEVVPERFAMLAAAMGLSVQGMPDQEAAELLAAYVQDLAESVGAPRRLGALGVTAADVDRMSVTATRDACLATNPRPADRDDIAGIFRESL; the protein is encoded by the coding sequence GTGCTCACCCTGCCCGCACCACCGGCCGCCGCCGCCCGCGACGACCACCGACTGTTGAAGTTCCACGTGCCGGAGATGGTGTTCGGGCTCGGCTCGCTGGCCGAGGCGGGGTTCTGCGCGGGCCGTCTCGGCGCGCGCCGGCCGTTCGTGGTCACGGACCCGGGCATCATCGAGGCCGGCTGGGTGATCGAGCTTCTGGGCCACCTGTGCGACGTCGGGCTCGACCCGCAGGTGTGGTCCCACGTCAGCCCGAACCCCAAGGACCATGAGATCGCGGCGGCCCACGAGGCCTACGTCGACCAGGGCGCCGACGTCATCGTGGGCATCGGGGGCGGATCGGTGCTGGACGCGGCCAAGGGTGTCGCGATCCTCAGCGGCAACGGTGGTTCGATCCTCGACTACGCGGGCGTCGACCTGGTGACGCGGCCCATCCCGCCGCTGCTCATGATCCCCACGACAGCCGGCACCGGCTCCGACGTGTCGCAGTTCTGCATCGTCACCGACACCGTCAACGCCGTGAAGATGACGATCATGGGCCGGTCAGTGGTGCCGGACATCTCCGTCACCGACCCGCGACTGCTCACCACCATGCCGCCCGACCTGGCGGCCGCGACCGGGCTCGACGCCCTCACCCACGCCGTCGAGTCCTTCGTCTCGCTCGGCCACAACCCGCTCGCCGACGGGCATGCGCTGTCCGCGGCGCGGCTGGTCGGCAAGGCCCTGCGGCGCAACGTGGAGGCGCCCGGGGACGAGCGGGCGCGGCTGTGGATGGCCCAGGCCAGCCTCGAGGCAGGTCTGGCGTTCTCCAACAGCATCCTCGGCGCGACCCACGCGATGAGCCACCAGGTCGGCGGACTCCTCGACCTTCCCCATGGTGTCGTCAACGGCGTCCTGCTCCCGCACGTCATCCGGTTCAACGCCGAGGTGGTGCCGGAGCGGTTCGCGATGCTCGCCGCGGCGATGGGCCTCTCCGTGCAGGGCATGCCCGACCAGGAGGCGGCCGAGCTGCTGGCCGCGTACGTCCAGGACCTCGCCGAGTCGGTCGGCGCGCCCCGGCGCCTCGGCGCGCTGGGTGTCACCGCCGCCGACGTCGACCGGATGTCGGTGACGGCGACGCGGGATGCATGCCTCGCGACCAATCCGCGCCCGGCCGACCGGGACGACATCGCGGGCATCTTCCGAGAGTCGTTGTGA